The proteins below come from a single Malus domestica chromosome 03, GDT2T_hap1 genomic window:
- the LOC139194726 gene encoding uncharacterized protein, whose protein sequence is MELVHDLFLTASLALILSFLVAKLVAMAVAGRESETEFGEGGDAGGEGVGAEEEEEEESQNANEDHFDTLGDSHSIFSIHVPNDQDVAHHSAYLNIESEERNADITNMDATEIDRVIKDLVNFHIEEAVQNEAPSTSIEESVPQVQEKFKNSVIENIVKENDALEKENKDLKKQNKKLEKREERHGKREK, encoded by the exons ATGGAGCTCGTACATGACTTGTTTCTAACGGCGTCGTTGGCTTTGATCCTCTCGTTCCTTGTTGCCAAGCTCGTCGCCATGGCGGTTGCTGGTCGGGAATCGGAGACGGAGTTCGGGGAGGGTGGGGATGCCGGCGGTGAAGGAGTTGGTGCGGAGGAG gaggaagaggaggagagcCAAAATGCAAATGAAGATCACTTTGACACACTAGGTGATAGTCATAGTATCTTTAGCATTCATGTTCCAAATGACCAAGATGTTGCACATCATTCTGCATATCTAAATATTGAAAGTGAAGAAAGAAATGCGGACATCACAAACATGGACGCAACTGAAATTGATAGGGTGATCAAGGATTTGGTTAATTTCCATATAGAAGAGGCAGTACAAAATGAGGCTCCAAGTACCTCAATTGAAGAATCAGTCCCTCAGGTTCAAGAAAAG TTCAAAAACTCTGTCATTGAGAACATTGTTAAAGAGAATGATGCTTTGGAAAAAGAGAATAAGGacttgaaaaaacaaaacaagaagttagaaaaaagagaagaaagacaTGGAAAAAGGGAAAAGTGA